In Yoonia sp. SS1-5, a single window of DNA contains:
- a CDS encoding helix-turn-helix domain-containing protein yields the protein MDIQTRYNTDDVAPQDRFAYWRESVCDSYVQLGCDTENRSNFRGLIDIARHSVVSISKVSGLSHTVERRKRDIRATTDSYFLLSLQTAESSQVTQFGKTAVLNPGDMALYSSTDPYTLKLSDDFSKTVVQLPSAKLIERLPNAEMLTARKIDGQSGIGKLVRENILAFAEHVNTANPMVQSLLQDTLIDLIATGLASHGADKIELSSPEQHVMLRAKSYIRAHLGEPGLDRNMVAAQIGMSVRRLNDIFSKEDTSISAFIRKTRLDAVASDLRDARFQRLSISEIAFRHGFSNLQNFSTIFRTRFGQSPRSYRA from the coding sequence ATGGATATCCAAACACGCTACAATACGGACGACGTCGCACCGCAGGATCGCTTTGCGTATTGGCGAGAATCCGTATGTGACAGCTATGTGCAGCTTGGATGTGACACCGAAAATCGAAGCAATTTCCGGGGATTGATTGATATCGCGCGACACTCGGTGGTGTCGATATCAAAGGTTTCGGGCTTGTCGCATACGGTTGAGCGGCGCAAGCGCGATATCCGCGCGACCACGGACTCCTATTTCCTGTTGAGCCTGCAAACCGCCGAATCATCGCAGGTGACGCAGTTTGGCAAAACCGCCGTTTTGAACCCAGGCGATATGGCGCTGTATAGCAGTACAGACCCCTACACGCTGAAGCTGAGCGATGATTTTTCCAAAACTGTGGTGCAGCTTCCATCGGCAAAACTGATTGAGCGTTTGCCCAATGCCGAGATGCTAACGGCGCGCAAGATTGACGGCCAATCGGGCATCGGGAAACTAGTCCGCGAAAACATTCTGGCGTTTGCTGAACATGTGAATACGGCCAATCCCATGGTTCAGTCTTTGCTGCAGGACACGCTGATTGATCTGATTGCGACGGGGCTGGCGTCACATGGGGCCGATAAGATTGAGCTGTCATCGCCCGAACAACACGTCATGCTGCGCGCCAAATCATATATCAGGGCGCACCTTGGTGAGCCGGGCCTTGACCGCAATATGGTCGCTGCTCAAATCGGAATGTCCGTGCGTAGGCTCAATGACATCTTTTCAAAAGAAGACACCTCAATCAGCGCGTTTATTCGCAAGACGCGACTTGACGCCGTGGCCAGCGATCTGCGCGATGCACGGTTCCAGCGGCTTTCCATCAGCGAAATTGCGTTTCGGCATGGGTTTTCGAACTTGCAGAATTTTTCAACTATTTTCCGGACGCGTTTTGGGCAGAGCCCCAGAAGCTACCGCGCATAG
- a CDS encoding carbon-nitrogen hydrolase family protein → MTQSKVAAVQAAPCFLDLDAGVQKAVGLIEEAAKNGANLVAFSETWLPGYPNHIWLGPVAWQMQFVGRYFDNSIVAGSTHEQKLAKACRDNKIQLSIGVSERDGGSLYIAQWHFDETGEVINRRRKLKPTHVERTVYGEGDGSDLNVVDTSIGRVGQLACWEHLQPLSKYAMYAQNEQIHVAAWPNLHLYKDMAYALGPEVNNGASMLYAVEGSCFVVAPCALVSKEIQDQLCDGNKEMEAMCPIGGGHTRIFGPDGSELAEHIPHDQEGIMYADIDLHMIGYAKAAADPAGHYAKRDSTRLLINRKKQSAVVNFDDASGWEEVTEMSSAPAEAAE, encoded by the coding sequence ATGACACAATCAAAAGTCGCAGCTGTTCAGGCTGCCCCTTGCTTCTTGGATTTGGACGCTGGCGTTCAAAAGGCCGTTGGACTGATCGAAGAGGCCGCAAAGAACGGCGCGAACCTTGTTGCGTTCAGCGAAACATGGCTGCCTGGCTATCCAAACCACATTTGGCTTGGCCCTGTTGCGTGGCAGATGCAATTTGTCGGACGTTATTTTGACAATTCCATTGTGGCCGGCTCGACGCATGAACAAAAACTCGCCAAAGCCTGTCGCGACAACAAAATTCAGTTGTCCATTGGCGTGTCCGAACGCGACGGCGGTTCACTTTACATTGCGCAATGGCACTTTGACGAAACGGGCGAGGTCATAAACCGCCGCCGCAAGCTGAAGCCAACCCATGTGGAACGTACGGTTTACGGCGAAGGCGACGGGTCTGACCTGAACGTCGTCGATACATCCATCGGCCGTGTCGGTCAGCTGGCCTGCTGGGAGCACCTACAGCCGCTTTCCAAATACGCCATGTACGCCCAGAACGAACAGATCCACGTGGCCGCCTGGCCGAACCTGCACCTCTACAAAGACATGGCCTACGCACTTGGGCCGGAAGTCAATAACGGTGCCTCAATGCTGTACGCAGTCGAAGGGTCCTGCTTCGTGGTTGCTCCATGTGCGCTGGTCAGCAAGGAAATTCAGGACCAGCTGTGCGACGGGAATAAAGAGATGGAGGCCATGTGTCCCATCGGTGGTGGTCATACCCGCATCTTCGGCCCTGACGGGTCCGAATTGGCCGAACATATCCCGCATGACCAGGAGGGCATCATGTATGCCGACATTGATCTGCATATGATTGGTTACGCCAAGGCTGCAGCCGACCCAGCGGGCCATTACGCCAAACGCGACAGCACGCGTTTGCTGATCAACCGCAAGAAGCAGTCTGCGGTGGTGAATTTCGACGACGCATCTGGATGGGAAGAGGTGACTGAAATGTCCTCCGCCCCGGCTGAAGCCGCAGAATAA
- a CDS encoding pyridoxamine 5'-phosphate oxidase family protein, with product MSDPTPAIPTHDDFYTDAQRKLQDENGTTKLSHAVVQAIVRDELEDYHIDYIESRDYFFLSTVTADGEPTVSYKGGPVGFVKHLGDGKLVFPNYDGNGMWLSMGNIDAASKVGMLFMDFETPWRIRVQGDAKLSKDPELMAHFPGCNMVATVDVTRVFQNCARMIHKHKRVEDHSIYVPDTEGKQPFPAWKRIAPLQDFLPEKDRGKAAEHGGLIIEEEYMGKVMDGTS from the coding sequence ATGTCAGACCCAACACCAGCCATTCCGACCCATGACGATTTCTACACCGACGCGCAGCGCAAGCTGCAGGATGAGAATGGCACAACCAAGCTGTCCCATGCCGTGGTGCAAGCCATCGTGCGCGACGAGCTGGAAGACTACCACATCGACTATATTGAAAGCCGCGACTACTTTTTCCTGTCTACGGTGACCGCAGATGGCGAGCCGACGGTGTCTTACAAGGGTGGGCCTGTGGGCTTTGTCAAACACCTGGGCGACGGCAAACTGGTCTTCCCCAATTACGACGGCAACGGGATGTGGCTTTCGATGGGCAATATTGATGCGGCCAGCAAGGTCGGCATGCTGTTCATGGATTTTGAAACCCCGTGGCGCATTCGCGTACAGGGTGATGCGAAACTGTCTAAAGACCCCGAGCTGATGGCCCATTTCCCTGGCTGCAACATGGTCGCTACGGTCGATGTGACCCGCGTGTTCCAGAATTGCGCCCGGATGATCCACAAGCACAAACGGGTCGAAGATCATTCGATCTATGTGCCCGATACCGAAGGCAAACAGCCCTTCCCGGCTTGGAAACGCATCGCCCCCTTGCAGGATTTTCTGCCCGAAAAAGATCGTGGCAAAGCCGCTGAACACGGCGGGCTGATCATCGAAGAAGAATACATGGGCAAAGTCATGGACGGCACGTCCTAA
- a CDS encoding ABC transporter substrate-binding protein, protein MKLQFTLTTGAAALCLALTGTTAAADGQAPTCGLNTGEAASGDPIKVGGINGNAPPGDFSGGTDAAAAYFDCVNANGGINGRPIEYIVENDQWNPELAGQVATKLVKDEGVVALVGNGSVVSMAVNAGLYKDEDVMVMASGCAISECYESTNIVSTNQGPLPSGIGALTYAVEELGTTSAACIGFNIPNNGGWACDWMEDYMSSQGLTGTSILMDPTAVDLNSVYLQAIAEGVDTILLMLPAGPAIGLLKVAEEQGGRDLFKWVSPTPLYEPGVAEVLGDYWNDNLHIHTAYPYRAGPLRQ, encoded by the coding sequence ATGAAACTGCAATTCACCCTGACCACAGGGGCGGCGGCGCTTTGCCTTGCCCTGACTGGCACGACCGCTGCTGCCGATGGCCAGGCCCCAACGTGCGGTCTGAACACAGGCGAGGCCGCAAGTGGCGATCCGATCAAAGTCGGCGGCATCAACGGCAACGCCCCTCCCGGTGACTTTTCCGGCGGCACGGATGCGGCAGCGGCCTATTTTGACTGCGTGAACGCCAACGGCGGCATCAATGGGCGTCCCATCGAATACATCGTTGAGAACGACCAGTGGAACCCGGAGCTGGCCGGGCAGGTCGCGACCAAGCTGGTCAAGGATGAGGGCGTCGTGGCGCTTGTCGGGAACGGCTCGGTTGTGTCCATGGCCGTGAACGCCGGCCTCTATAAGGACGAGGACGTGATGGTCATGGCCTCGGGCTGTGCGATCTCGGAATGTTACGAGTCCACGAATATCGTCTCGACCAACCAGGGCCCATTGCCCTCGGGCATAGGCGCGCTGACCTACGCGGTTGAAGAGCTGGGCACGACAAGTGCGGCCTGTATCGGGTTCAACATCCCCAACAATGGCGGCTGGGCCTGCGACTGGATGGAAGACTACATGTCCAGCCAAGGGCTCACCGGCACGTCGATCCTGATGGATCCCACAGCGGTCGACCTGAATTCGGTCTATCTGCAAGCGATTGCCGAAGGGGTCGACACGATCCTACTGATGCTGCCCGCTGGCCCCGCGATTGGGCTGCTGAAAGTTGCCGAAGAACAGGGCGGTCGCGATCTGTTCAAATGGGTCTCGCCAACCCCGCTCTATGAGCCGGGGGTGGCCGAGGTGCTGGGCGACTATTGGAACGACAATCTGCATATCCATACTGCATATCCATATCGAGCTGGCCCCCTTCGACAGTGA
- a CDS encoding branched-chain amino acid ABC transporter permease, which translates to MVYGLFLVSGLAVGSLYALGGIGLVILRNSTGVLNFAYGAIAAFSAMFAWQIADWGLPGVISWIAAVATGIALSVAYGRLIAPSLAWREPAVKAIATLGYMLILLGLIGFIWEDALRKIELPSDKAAISILGVRVTMTRIIAFTVSIAAVIIMVQYLRRSHTGLNMRALADNRDHAALLGIPIVKTETLAWGISGALAGFTGLIFGSLVRLEPTVITFMVIPATAAAICGRLNSLPMTLAGGLFIGVAESMLTLYKPAAPLRTMAPFVIAALVILWMQRGQKLTFAKEA; encoded by the coding sequence ATGGTTTACGGGCTCTTTCTTGTTTCAGGTCTGGCCGTCGGGTCACTTTACGCCCTTGGCGGCATTGGGCTGGTGATCCTGCGCAACTCGACCGGCGTGTTGAATTTCGCCTACGGGGCCATAGCGGCCTTCAGCGCGATGTTTGCGTGGCAGATCGCGGATTGGGGGCTGCCCGGTGTGATCTCTTGGATCGCTGCGGTTGCCACGGGCATCGCCCTTTCTGTCGCCTATGGTCGTTTGATCGCCCCGTCACTGGCGTGGCGCGAGCCTGCGGTCAAAGCCATCGCGACCCTTGGTTATATGTTGATCCTGCTAGGCCTGATCGGCTTCATCTGGGAAGACGCGCTGCGAAAGATTGAGCTGCCCAGCGACAAGGCCGCCATCAGCATTCTGGGCGTGCGGGTCACGATGACCCGGATCATCGCCTTCACCGTTAGCATCGCTGCGGTCATCATTATGGTGCAATACCTGCGCCGGTCCCACACTGGCCTGAACATGCGCGCGCTGGCCGACAATCGTGACCACGCGGCATTGCTTGGCATTCCGATTGTCAAAACCGAAACGCTGGCTTGGGGCATTTCAGGCGCTTTGGCTGGGTTCACAGGACTGATCTTTGGCAGCCTTGTGCGGCTCGAGCCGACGGTCATCACCTTCATGGTCATCCCGGCCACGGCTGCGGCCATCTGCGGACGGTTGAATTCACTGCCAATGACGCTGGCGGGTGGACTGTTCATCGGTGTCGCAGAATCCATGCTCACGCTGTACAAACCCGCCGCCCCGCTGCGCACGATGGCCCCCTTCGTCATTGCAGCGCTTGTGATCCTGTGGATGCAGCGCGGCCAGAAACTCACCTTTGCGAAGGAGGCCTGA
- a CDS encoding branched-chain amino acid ABC transporter permease encodes MSKSLIPPLIFLALCLFGLPLVLSALWVKVVTSAAIFALAAAGISVLFAQLGLINLAQIALVGVGGWIALRLNYGTALPVILIVAIAGVATAIIGAILALPALRMRGLYLALVTLMAAGAFQILFNAFQFPNGGEGFWGVARQSAADIRSPLMVQSDAGYLRYTIVIVGLCFGLVALHRVTAPGRAWAMIRQSEANAMAAGVNVTFYKIWAFALSGLLAGVAGALLSNALGQLDARSFLASEGILLFALAVVGGAYSWVGAVIAGILYKLLPALLNDFGVSADIALIIFGAALLHAIMTAPRGIAGQLMGTLQRKPT; translated from the coding sequence ATGTCCAAATCCCTCATCCCCCCACTGATCTTTCTCGCGCTCTGCCTGTTCGGGCTGCCGCTGGTGCTGTCAGCGCTTTGGGTCAAGGTGGTGACGTCCGCTGCGATCTTTGCCCTGGCAGCTGCCGGTATCTCGGTCCTGTTCGCGCAGCTTGGCTTGATCAACCTGGCGCAGATCGCCCTTGTCGGCGTCGGCGGCTGGATCGCGCTGCGGCTGAACTACGGCACCGCGCTGCCGGTCATATTGATCGTCGCAATCGCGGGCGTCGCAACAGCCATCATCGGTGCCATCCTCGCGCTGCCTGCCTTGCGCATGCGCGGCCTCTACCTGGCGCTGGTCACGTTGATGGCGGCAGGCGCGTTTCAGATCCTGTTCAACGCATTCCAATTCCCCAATGGCGGGGAGGGGTTCTGGGGCGTCGCCCGGCAATCAGCGGCTGACATCCGGTCGCCCCTCATGGTGCAATCAGACGCTGGCTACCTGCGCTATACCATAGTGATAGTGGGCCTTTGCTTCGGCCTCGTCGCGCTGCACCGCGTCACGGCACCGGGCCGCGCCTGGGCGATGATCCGGCAGTCGGAAGCCAATGCCATGGCCGCAGGCGTCAACGTGACCTTCTACAAAATCTGGGCCTTCGCCCTGTCCGGGCTGCTGGCCGGAGTCGCGGGTGCATTGCTCAGCAACGCTCTGGGGCAGTTGGACGCGCGCTCGTTCCTGGCCTCCGAAGGGATCCTGCTCTTCGCCTTGGCGGTGGTAGGCGGGGCCTATTCTTGGGTCGGTGCGGTGATTGCCGGCATTCTTTACAAGCTGTTGCCTGCTCTTCTGAACGACTTCGGCGTCAGCGCGGACATTGCCCTGATCATCTTTGGTGCCGCCCTTCTGCACGCCATCATGACGGCACCGCGTGGGATTGCCGGGCAGCTGATGGGCACTCTGCAAAGGAAACCGACATGA
- a CDS encoding ATP-binding cassette domain-containing protein — MINIENLTVKYGGVVALDHLTLSVADDVVGLIGPCGAGKTTMTNAFSGFASIAEGNIVIDGMNLLALPPHKRACWGLARSFQKVQIADDLTVADHLKAVCDAKGVKSKDRAAQINHALDFVGIADCADTIGEKLNPYQKRMTEIAKCLVGQPKIVLLDEPGGGLSETEMLDLRRIITQVKARFGAHIIMVDHDVDLIRDVCTSTAVLDFGKLIAFGPTRDVLQDEAVKTAYLGR; from the coding sequence ATGATCAATATCGAGAACTTGACCGTGAAATACGGTGGCGTGGTCGCGTTGGATCACCTGACACTAAGCGTTGCAGATGATGTGGTGGGGCTGATTGGACCATGCGGCGCGGGCAAGACGACCATGACCAACGCCTTCTCGGGCTTTGCGTCAATTGCAGAGGGAAACATCGTCATTGACGGGATGAACCTGCTGGCCTTGCCGCCGCATAAGCGGGCCTGTTGGGGGCTCGCGCGGTCGTTTCAGAAGGTACAGATCGCTGACGACCTGACGGTCGCCGATCATCTCAAGGCGGTCTGCGATGCCAAGGGGGTCAAAAGCAAGGACCGCGCGGCGCAGATCAACCACGCGCTTGATTTCGTGGGGATCGCCGATTGCGCCGATACCATCGGGGAGAAATTGAACCCCTACCAGAAACGCATGACCGAGATCGCGAAATGCCTGGTTGGCCAGCCCAAGATCGTACTGCTCGATGAGCCGGGCGGAGGGTTGTCTGAAACCGAGATGCTGGACCTGCGGCGGATCATTACGCAAGTGAAGGCGCGCTTCGGGGCACATATCATCATGGTTGACCATGATGTTGACCTGATCCGCGACGTCTGCACATCCACCGCCGTGCTTGATTTCGGCAAGCTCATCGCCTTCGGGCCAACACGCGACGTGCTTCAGGATGAGGCCGTGAAAACCGCCTATCTGGGCCGGTGA
- a CDS encoding ABC transporter ATP-binding protein — protein MLKVSNITIKSSARTVISDVSLELAKGEIVALLGPNGAGKSELVLGIAGVMPLASGAVAVNDTFINGAGVQAIRAAGVAAVPEGHQVLAGLSVIDNLRAAGPTLTPPDRQAEVENAFEIFPELRAIKGQAAGSLSGGQQQMVAIGQALVSRPQFLLIDEMSLGLAPVIIDRLIGVVRDLRARGIGILLIEQFTQLALDIADRCYVLSQGQIRFEGSPAQLKSDRQILERAYLGA, from the coding sequence ATGCTTAAGGTCAGCAACATCACAATAAAATCCAGCGCCCGGACCGTGATCAGCGACGTGTCACTGGAACTTGCCAAAGGCGAAATCGTCGCCTTGCTTGGCCCTAACGGTGCCGGCAAGTCCGAGCTGGTGCTGGGCATCGCAGGCGTCATGCCGCTGGCCTCGGGTGCTGTTGCGGTTAATGACACATTCATCAACGGAGCAGGGGTGCAAGCAATCCGCGCCGCGGGCGTCGCCGCCGTGCCCGAAGGCCATCAGGTCCTGGCCGGCCTCAGCGTCATCGACAATCTGCGCGCGGCGGGGCCAACCCTGACCCCGCCAGACCGGCAGGCAGAGGTCGAAAACGCCTTCGAGATTTTCCCCGAACTGCGCGCAATCAAGGGGCAGGCGGCGGGCTCTCTGTCTGGCGGGCAACAGCAGATGGTCGCCATCGGGCAAGCCTTGGTCTCGCGCCCGCAATTCCTGCTGATCGACGAGATGTCGCTTGGGCTGGCACCTGTGATCATCGACCGGCTCATCGGCGTGGTCCGCGACCTACGGGCGAGGGGGATCGGCATCCTCCTCATTGAACAATTCACCCAGCTGGCCTTGGACATTGCCGACCGCTGCTATGTGCTGTCGCAAGGTCAGATCAGGTTCGAGGGCAGCCCTGCACAGCTGAAAAGCGACCGCCAAATTCTGGAACGCGCCTATCTGGGTGCCTAA
- a CDS encoding MarR family winged helix-turn-helix transcriptional regulator, which translates to MTSRRFEAYYKSKYGMLRTEWRVVFHLGRYGEMTAKEICDRARIHKTKVSRAVRALETKKHLKRAQSPDDRRHEVLGLTASGKRVFQDLYHEAARFDAEMMSEFTQSEQAELRKFLTKIAGL; encoded by the coding sequence ATGACCAGTCGCCGGTTCGAGGCCTATTACAAATCAAAATACGGCATGTTGCGCACTGAATGGCGGGTGGTGTTTCATCTGGGCCGCTACGGCGAGATGACGGCCAAGGAAATCTGCGACCGCGCCCGCATACATAAAACCAAGGTCAGCCGCGCGGTGCGTGCGTTGGAAACCAAAAAGCATCTTAAACGCGCCCAATCCCCCGATGATCGCCGTCATGAGGTTTTGGGCCTGACCGCCTCAGGCAAGCGGGTTTTTCAAGACCTCTACCATGAGGCCGCACGGTTCGATGCAGAAATGATGTCGGAATTCACACAAAGTGAGCAGGCTGAGCTGCGCAAGTTCCTAACCAAAATCGCAGGGCTTTAG
- the hmgA gene encoding homogentisate 1,2-dioxygenase, whose amino-acid sequence MNKDISPSQLKSAATPVGTVAGYMPGFGNDFETEALPGALPQGMNSPQKVNYGLYGEQLSGTAFTAPIHQNERTWCYRIRPSVKHTHRFQKIDLPYWKSAPHVDPDVVSLGQYRWDPVPHSTEGLTWLTGMRTMTTAGDVNTQVGMASHIYLVTDSMVDAYFYSADSELLVVPQEGRLRFCTELGVIDIEPQEIAIIPRGLVYRVEVLEGPARGFVCENYGQKFELPGRGPIGANCMANPRDFKAPVAAFEDRDAPSTVTVKWASQFHETQIGHSPLDVVAWHGNYAPCKYDLRTYCPVGAIMFDHPDPSIFTVLTAPSGVEGTANIDFVLFRDRWMVAEDTFRPPWYHKNVMSELMGNIYGIYDAKPKGFVPGGMSLHNMMLPHGPDKNAFEGASNADLTAEKLENTMSFMFETRFPQHLTTFAAHEAPLQDDYIDCWADIEKKFDWTPGKK is encoded by the coding sequence ATGAACAAAGATATTTCACCGTCCCAATTGAAGTCTGCGGCAACCCCTGTCGGCACCGTCGCCGGCTATATGCCTGGCTTTGGTAATGACTTCGAAACCGAGGCGCTGCCCGGTGCGCTGCCCCAAGGCATGAACTCGCCCCAGAAGGTGAACTATGGCCTTTACGGCGAACAGCTTTCCGGCACTGCCTTCACTGCCCCAATTCATCAGAACGAACGGACGTGGTGCTATCGCATCCGCCCGTCTGTAAAGCACACACATCGCTTCCAAAAAATCGATCTGCCCTATTGGAAATCAGCCCCTCATGTGGACCCGGATGTCGTCTCTTTGGGTCAATACCGCTGGGACCCTGTCCCCCATAGCACCGAAGGCCTGACATGGCTGACCGGCATGCGCACGATGACAACGGCGGGCGATGTGAACACCCAGGTGGGCATGGCCAGCCATATCTATCTGGTCACGGACAGCATGGTGGACGCCTATTTCTACTCAGCCGATTCCGAGCTGCTTGTCGTGCCACAGGAGGGCCGTTTGCGCTTTTGTACCGAGCTTGGCGTGATCGACATCGAACCCCAGGAAATCGCGATCATCCCTCGCGGGCTGGTCTACCGCGTCGAAGTGCTGGAAGGCCCGGCCCGCGGCTTTGTCTGCGAAAATTACGGCCAGAAGTTTGAGCTGCCCGGTCGCGGCCCCATCGGGGCGAACTGCATGGCAAACCCGCGCGATTTTAAAGCCCCCGTCGCAGCCTTTGAGGATCGCGATGCCCCGTCAACGGTGACTGTCAAATGGGCCAGCCAATTTCATGAAACGCAGATCGGTCATTCCCCTTTGGATGTGGTCGCGTGGCACGGCAACTACGCGCCCTGCAAATATGACCTGCGCACCTATTGCCCGGTCGGCGCGATCATGTTTGACCACCCAGACCCCTCCATCTTCACGGTGCTGACCGCGCCATCCGGCGTTGAGGGCACGGCGAACATTGACTTTGTGCTCTTCCGGGACCGCTGGATGGTGGCCGAGGATACATTCCGCCCGCCATGGTATCATAAGAATGTCATGTCCGAGCTAATGGGCAATATCTACGGCATTTACGACGCCAAGCCCAAAGGCTTCGTTCCCGGCGGCATGTCGCTGCACAACATGATGTTGCCCCACGGGCCTGACAAGAACGCCTTTGAGGGTGCGTCCAATGCCGATCTCACGGCGGAGAAGCTGGAAAACACCATGTCCTTCATGTTCGAAACCCGCTTCCCGCAGCACCTCACGACCTTCGCGGCGCATGAGGCGCCATTGCAGGACGACTACATCGACTGCTGGGCGGATATCGAAAAGAAATTCGACTGGACGCCGGGGAAGAAATGA
- the maiA gene encoding maleylacetoacetate isomerase: MKLYSYWRSTTSYRVRAALNLKGLAYETVPVDLVAGDQRDADYAALNPGLGVPTLVLDDGTVLTQSLAILDYLDAIATPRLLPEDPLMRAKVMAAAHAVALDIHPVNNLRVVQYLRKTHGASADDAQGWMQHWMQSGFAAVEAMVSKDTPFAFGDTPDLADICITSQLYNAHRWGVDLTAFPKLTRIEAACLALPEIAAAHPDQQPDAKVTT; the protein is encoded by the coding sequence ATGAAGCTTTATTCCTACTGGCGCTCGACCACATCCTACCGGGTGCGGGCCGCGCTGAACCTCAAAGGACTGGCCTATGAGACCGTCCCGGTCGATCTGGTCGCAGGCGATCAGCGCGACGCGGACTATGCCGCGCTGAACCCCGGATTGGGAGTGCCTACGCTGGTGCTGGATGACGGGACCGTGCTGACGCAATCGCTGGCGATCCTTGACTATCTCGATGCCATCGCGACCCCTCGGCTGCTTCCCGAAGATCCGTTGATGCGCGCCAAAGTCATGGCAGCCGCCCATGCGGTCGCGCTGGATATCCACCCCGTCAACAATCTGCGGGTCGTGCAATACCTGCGCAAGACCCATGGGGCCAGCGCCGATGACGCGCAGGGCTGGATGCAGCACTGGATGCAGTCGGGCTTCGCGGCGGTCGAGGCGATGGTGTCAAAGGACACGCCGTTTGCTTTTGGCGACACGCCCGATCTTGCCGACATCTGCATCACCTCGCAGCTGTACAATGCCCACCGATGGGGCGTCGATCTGACGGCCTTCCCGAAGCTCACCCGGATCGAGGCGGCATGCCTCGCCCTACCGGAAATCGCCGCCGCCCATCCCGATCAACAACCAGATGCGAAAGTCACCACATGA
- a CDS encoding MBL fold metallo-hydrolase: protein MAKAFASQGDMTEKKITFDEVGRDLYAFTAEGDPNSGIIIGDDSVMIVEAQATPRLAEKVIERVRSVTDKPISHVVLTHYHAVRVLGASAYGADQIIMSDVARGMVEERGQEDWDSEFQRFPRLFEGHESIPGLTYPTTTFSDSMTVYLGKRRVDIKHIGRAHTAGDAVIHVPDENVMFTGDIVEDHSACYCGDGHFADWGQTLNNIKDYDVDAIAPGRGAALVGKDAVERAIESTRDFVTSTYEPAKKVAMKGGTLKDAWDAVRAACDPKFKDYAIYEHCLPFNVSRAYDEARGIWHPRIWTDKRDLEMWEQLQG, encoded by the coding sequence ATGGCAAAAGCATTCGCATCACAAGGCGACATGACCGAAAAGAAAATTACCTTCGACGAAGTTGGGCGCGACCTCTACGCCTTTACCGCCGAGGGCGATCCGAACTCAGGCATCATCATCGGCGATGACAGCGTGATGATCGTTGAAGCTCAAGCCACCCCCCGCCTCGCTGAAAAAGTGATCGAGCGGGTGCGCAGCGTCACCGACAAGCCCATCAGTCACGTGGTATTGACCCACTATCATGCAGTGCGGGTTTTGGGTGCCTCTGCCTATGGCGCCGATCAGATCATCATGTCCGACGTCGCACGCGGCATGGTCGAAGAGCGCGGTCAGGAAGACTGGGACAGCGAATTCCAACGCTTTCCCCGCCTTTTTGAAGGCCATGAAAGCATTCCCGGCCTGACCTACCCAACCACGACGTTCAGCGACTCGATGACCGTCTATCTGGGCAAGCGCCGGGTCGATATCAAACATATCGGCCGCGCGCATACCGCAGGCGACGCTGTGATCCATGTGCCGGATGAAAATGTGATGTTCACCGGCGACATCGTCGAGGATCACTCAGCGTGTTATTGTGGCGATGGGCACTTTGCTGACTGGGGTCAGACACTGAACAACATCAAAGACTATGACGTTGATGCTATCGCCCCGGGTCGGGGTGCGGCGCTTGTTGGGAAAGATGCGGTTGAACGTGCGATTGAAAGCACGCGAGACTTCGTAACCTCGACGTACGAACCGGCCAAAAAGGTGGCAATGAAGGGTGGAACGCTGAAGGACGCATGGGACGCGGTGCGTGCGGCCTGTGATCCGAAATTCAAGGACTATGCCATCTACGAACACTGCCTGCCATTCAACGTCAGCCGGGCCTATGACGAAGCCCGAGGCATTTGGCATCCCCGCATCTGGACCGATAAGCGCGATTTGGAAATGTGGGAACAGTTGCAAGGCTGA